The sequence ttggaGGCCATCCTAGTTAACACCAAAGTGCATCATGGGATGGGGAGAGAATTCACATGCAAGGGGAGAGTACAGAAGCCTGGGGCAGAGTGTGACTCTCCAAATAGTGGACTGGAGACCAGGCCGGTGTGAAGATGCAAACTGGCTCGTTCGCCTCTTGCTTCCGTTGCCTTACCTAGCTCCTTGACAATGGTAGCCAGGGGAAGCCGCACCAGAGGGTGGATCTTGAGGGGCGTCTTGGCGGCCTTGGGAAGCCGGATGGAGCCTGGAGGGAAGAAGCAGCCACTGGCATGAGCCTCCTCTagctcctcccccttttccaggCCCCCCGCGGCAGCTCTTCCCTCTGCCCACGTACATTCAGCCTTGATGGCGTTGGCGTTGATGGGGGCGTAAGGACGCCGGGCGGCTCGCCGAGGCTGCAGGATATCCCGGCACATGCGGCGTGCAATGCGGGTCAGCTTGGTGGTCTGCAGCAGGAAGGTCTGCCGGTTCTTTGCCAGGAGCTTTGCCCGATTGGCGCTGGTCGTGTATGGCGAGAGGCTCTGGGCTTCCGGCCGGGACATGTGGCCCCGGGAGTGTGGCTCCTGGAAACCGGGAGAGGGGGGAATGGAGTGAGACAGCCACCCAGGGAGGGAAAGGGCCAGCACATGGCAAGATCAGAAGTGGAAAAGCTACAGTTTACTCCACAGTTAGACAAAAGGAGCTGAGCAGAAATATCCTCTCAGAAAAGGCTCCTTAACTATTGCCCAGGCTGCCTGTTCTCACTCTACTAGGTATTGTTCCAGGCAAGCCCCAGAAGAACGTGGAACAATTTAGGGGCTTCAGTGAGGGCAGCAAATGTGATCCTTAAAAAAGTAAGAGCCAGCCTCCCATCGGGGACTTCTCAGAGGACAAGGGGTATCTGCGAGGGCATTACCGTGACGCTGCGGGCCGCTCCCTCAAGCTGTGTTGGGGTCTTCAGGCCCCCGTATTTCTTCCAGTAGATCCAACAGGAGGCACAGAGACGGCACTGCATGTTGGGGGGACCCCAAGCATACCACTGTGCTGACTGGGTAGCTGTGGAGCAAGATGAAGGCAGAGGAGATCAGACTCAGCTAGGGGAGACCCCAGATGCCGCCACCTCTACCTCCCTGCCAAGTCCAGGAACGGTTCCTCAATGCCCACCCTATCCACATCGGGCGAAGGCTGCATCACCAGACCATCCGAAGTCAGGGCTGAAAAAGCACTGTGAGGACAGGGGAAATGGCACAGGCTGGGCTGCCCCTGTAACAGAGACAGGACCGGAGGCCCTTGTCGCCCTGGACGGGTACTCACTGTGGCAGCTCTCGCAGGTCAACCCCTTCTGGAAGCCAGCTCCGTTCATGCCGGGCTTGGAGCCCACAGAGATGATTTGGTTCGGATTGGGTTTCGTGCTGGGCGAGACAGGGAAAGGCAACCACGTTGAAAAGGCCTGGCCTGTGCCCCCTACCCCTGTGTGCTTCCCCTGCCAAGCCTCTTCAGGGTGGGGATACTCACTAGGTGGGGATGTACACCTGCTTCAGCTTGCTGTCAGCTTCAGCCGCTTTCAACCTTTTCTGCAGAGAAAGGGAAACGGTGAGCGGTAAAGAAGTGCCGTCTTTTGTGGGACTTCGGCCAGATCCGAGCCCCCAAGCATTAAAGGCAACTGGCTCCAGAGACTTACAGCTACCGGGGGCAAGGAATATTCCCACCCAACGCATGGTCTCCCCCATCTCGGTCTGTCTCCTGAGACATTTGTAAGCAATCCATTCACCCACCTGCTGGATATATCGGTCCGTGGTTTTCCACATGTAGTAGAACTGCACAATGCTGGCCAGGGACTTCCACGGGAGCTGCAAGGGACACAGATTTCAAGAGCATGCCCAGTTctaaagccacccacccaccaaggaAGTGTAGCCTCGAAGGTGCACAACACACACTCCAGATCCTCACAGCACTTGATTTAAGGAGGGGAGTTGGCATTTGAGCCAGGAAACCCTGTCCcctgataagtgtgtgtgtgtgggggtgaacTGCAGCTGCTTAAACAGTGTGGGGAGCAGGTCAGAGGAGAAACGAAGAAAGGCACCCTTGTGCACGTTTACTGGCTACGTGCGCTCCTGGTTTAAATTAGAAATGGTCCCCGCCTGCATGCCAGAATGAAAATGATGGCGCCCTCACTTTTtcaggagcagggggtgggggaaatcatcCATCCCACCTCTGGGGGAAGCAGGGATGGTGATTAAAAAGCTGAGCCACGGGACACTCCAGCGGTTCTGTTCCACTCAACCCACAAGGCTGACTCACAAAGTCCTGCCGGATGTCGTTGAAGTCTTTGCCGTATTTCTCCAGGGCCTCCTCAAAGAGCATGGCTTCCGAAGCGGACCACTCCTCCATCTCGTCCCTGCACAGCACGGGGCCCCCCTGGGGCACCAGCGTCGACATCGCCTTGGCCAGGTCGTAGCCGTTGCGCTGCAATGTATCCATTGCGTGGAACTGCCAagaccggggggtggggaggggtctgTCAGAGGAGCAGGGTGCAGCGCGGCCACCTAAGAACCTGCGTGACCTGCAACTGTGTCCCCAGGTTGCAAGAATTCAACTCCTTCAGCCCCGAGGCTCAACTTAGGCTTTTGTCAAGCCACGGTTCAGGAAGTTTAGCTATGGTTTGATGTGATGTCTGAATCAACGGGCCAAGGCGTTGGCGACTGGCTGGCAAACCAGAAACAAAGACCACTGTTTCTTTGAAATGGATTTGTAAATCGGTCTGTGCTCATTGTGGTTTGGTGTCATGTCTGAATTGGCAAAACCTAGTTATGGCCGTTGACCTGTCTCTCGAGGCCCCTGCACCTACAGACCACCATGCTGAGCAGTTCTAAAACAAAAGCAGGCAAACAGCGACAAACCACCTTTTGCCTTGAAGCTCAAATTCAAGTTTAAGTCTTAAATGATGGTTAGCACGTGGTTTGGTGTGATGCCTAATCTGAGCGTTTGCAgtgccttttgttgttgttcaaacacACAAGTTTCTAACCCCTCCTGTTAAAAAACATAGGGCCCATTCACACATCACGTCAGCAAGTCATGGGTTCAGTGACCCATGATTTTCCAGGCTGCATGTAAGCCGTAATCAAGCTCTGATTGAGCCAATTGTAGGCTTCTGCGTCACATGCAAACCAGGACACTGTGGGTAAAGAACGCAAAGTTAGCTTCACAACTAACCATAATTTAActttgagttgtttaacccacaaataatCCACTGTCCAGTTTCGCACACATACAGCAACTTATAACTGGGCTAATCAGAGGTTGATTCCGCAAAGCGGAAGTGGATCCCAACTCTGCAAACCTTCGGTTAATTATCACGTGCGAACCAGGGCCTTGCCTTGAAAGCACGTGGCCAATGCCCGGGGTGGGTTCGAATAAGGATCTAGAGGTCAAAGGCCAAGTTCTCGTATCCTGTagttctccctgccccctcccctttattAGAAGaattatctctcttttcacaCGGAGCACGTACAGCCCTGCCCACCCTGAGCCCCTCCACAGTTGCTGCCCTTCCCTCCCCCCGGCCCCTCCTCACCAGCGTGATGTCCCGGGAGGCAGCAGCCGCACTCATGTGGAGGCTGGGCTGCCGGATGGAACTGCTGCAGTCGAGGGCCCGAGCGAAGGTGCCAACGGCTCTGGGGCGAGAGAAAGGCAAGAGAGGGTTAATGACAAGCCGGAGCCGGAGTCTGCCCGACAGGAGGAGCCACAACACCACCCCCAGCTGGATCTCACCGAGCCACCACCAGGAACTGGTCGATCTGCCGGTCAGTTAAAGGGTTGTCAGGATCCCACACCTTCATCTCCATCTTCTGCTGGTTCCGGTTGTCGGATTCCCCTGGGGCAAAGCAAGGAAGGGACTCTCTGTCTATACACGTGGACCATCCTGCTCCCACCAACCCAGGGAAGCGCGTTTCACCTGGCCGCTGGGCCCTGTCCCCAGCTCACCTTCTGCCAGCCGCTCAGGGATCTCTGCCTGGTACTTGCAGCCTACCCGAATCTCGCCCTGGTCAGCCAGGAGAGTCTTCTGGACTGGGTCGAAGACCAGCGAGTAGAAAAAACAATCCTAGCGGGAGGCAAGGGACAAGATGACCCAACGGGCTGGGGGGCACCACGCTGCATGCGCCCAGAACCTCAGGACAACGATGGACATCCACTACCCAACGGGCCTCACCTCTTTGTCTAGGTACTGGCTGAGAATGTCCGTCTCGTTGAGCAGCGTCACGCTGCATTTCCCCCTGCAAGGGCCAAGCAGAACCTGTGTCATATTCTTCCAGTGCCTCCCGCTGCCCGCTCATGTTCGTACAGGGGTGAGGGGGAtgtctggccctccaggtgtcggcagcccacaactcccaacagctcCAGCTAGCCCAGCCAATGGGGAGGGCTGacgggagttgcaatccaacagcatCTGCAGGGCCACGTATCGCCCATCCAGTCAGACGCCGCCCTCGCAAAGAAGCCCTCTTCCACGCCGCAGCCCAAGAGGGCAAAGGCCCCAGGATCCGACCCATCCCCTCCAGGCTTCCCTCACCGTATGTGGGTGGCAGGCAGAGACTCAAACTGGCGCGACAGGAAGAGCTCACGGTGCTTTAGCTGGTGCCGCTGCTGCTCTGACACAGAAGGCTGTTTTGATTCTTCTTCAAATTCTCCTGTTGgagagaattgggggtgggggggggggagagagaaggaagagaagagaatggGTAAAGGCCACCAGCTGCCTACTTCCAGGAATCCCATCTTCCCCAGAGACTACACGATTTGGCTCCTCTGTTCAGCCAGTGAACATCCCTTAGCCTGGCCAATCTGGACACAGTTAGTCTTCTCCAGTTCATCAGAACTGTTTTGTTGGATCCGACCAGCGGCCCATCCAGTCCAATGTTCTGTCCCCAACAGAGGCCAGGCAGACACACCTGGAAACTCAGACGTGGTATAAGAAAGGGATGGCCCTTTCCTAATTCTCCCTGGTGTCTGAGAGCCAGGATGCCAGTAGTTAAAAGCACCAGCCTtggactgggaagacccaggATTGAATGccacgaagctccctgggtgaccctGAGAGGATAAAAATGGGGCACCCCTCAGGAACGCCACGTTTATCTTCTTGAGGATGGCCGTGATAGAAGTGTGAGAAATAAATGGAATTCAAATGGTGTACTGCCTTTGAACACAGACGTTCCAATCACTTACTCAGGCAAATGGCCATTAATAAGCCCGTCCTGAGCCACCCGCTTCTaaaatccactttttaaaagtcatctaggccaatggccaccaccacatcctgtggcagcaaCCACCAGGATTTCATTACGCACGATGTGTGAAAAAAGTCCCGCCACTCAATTTCATCCAGAGTTGTAGTACAGTGAGAGAGAAAGTCCCCCGGCTTCCTGTACACTCCATTCGTAGCCTAACTTCCATCATGCCgccctccattttcttttcctgaaCTAAAGAGCCTCAACCACGTTGGCTTTTCCTCAGATAGCGAATGCTCCAGGCCTCTGGGCATTTTCAATT comes from Elgaria multicarinata webbii isolate HBS135686 ecotype San Diego chromosome 21, rElgMul1.1.pri, whole genome shotgun sequence and encodes:
- the MTA2 gene encoding metastasis-associated protein MTA2 isoform X2; its protein translation is MAANMYRVGDYVYFENSSSNPYLVRRIEELNKTANGNVEAKVVCLFRRRDISSSLNSLADSNAREFEEESKQPSVSEQQRHQLKHRELFLSRQFESLPATHIRGKCSVTLLNETDILSQYLDKEDCFFYSLVFDPVQKTLLADQGEIRVGCKYQAEIPERLAEGESDNRNQQKMEMKVWDPDNPLTDRQIDQFLVVARAVGTFARALDCSSSIRQPSLHMSAAAASRDITLFHAMDTLQRNGYDLAKAMSTLVPQGGPVLCRDEMEEWSASEAMLFEEALEKYGKDFNDIRQDFLPWKSLASIVQFYYMWKTTDRYIQQKRLKAAEADSKLKQVYIPTYTKPNPNQIISVGSKPGMNGAGFQKGLTCESCHTTQSAQWYAWGPPNMQCRLCASCWIYWKKYGGLKTPTQLEGAARSVTEPHSRGHMSRPEAQSLSPYTTSANRAKLLAKNRQTFLLQTTKLTRIARRMCRDILQPRRAARRPYAPINANAIKAECSIRLPKAAKTPLKIHPLVRLPLATIVKELAAQAPLKPKTPRGTKTPINRNQLTPNRGLAGIVSKRAYESGTPQGPEPPGDAPGCPPAQPAAQGEVGAAPPACGGPPGARAPSPSCQHQRAHHPGRLSAVASLAPPLGSL
- the MTA2 gene encoding metastasis-associated protein MTA2 isoform X1, with the protein product MAANMYRVGDYVYFENSSSNPYLVRRIEELNKTANGNVEAKVVCLFRRRDISSSLNSLADSNAREFEEESKQPSVSEQQRHQLKHRELFLSRQFESLPATHIRGKCSVTLLNETDILSQYLDKEDCFFYSLVFDPVQKTLLADQGEIRVGCKYQAEIPERLAEGESDNRNQQKMEMKVWDPDNPLTDRQIDQFLVVARAVGTFARALDCSSSIRQPSLHMSAAAASRDITLFHAMDTLQRNGYDLAKAMSTLVPQGGPVLCRDEMEEWSASEAMLFEEALEKYGKDFNDIRQDFLPWKSLASIVQFYYMWKTTDRYIQQKRLKAAEADSKLKQVYIPTYTKPNPNQIISVGSKPGMNGAGFQKGLTCESCHTTQSAQWYAWGPPNMQCRLCASCWIYWKKYGGLKTPTQLEGAARSVTEPHSRGHMSRPEAQSLSPYTTSANRAKLLAKNRQTFLLQTTKLTRIARRMCRDILQPRRAARRPYAPINANAIKAECSIRLPKAAKTPLKIHPLVRLPLATIVKELAAQAPLKPKTPRGTKTPINRNQLTPNRGLAGIVSKRAYESVAGGGLPFSANGRPMTSGMRSSAQPAIKRQKLNPADAPNPVVFVATKDTRALRKALSHLEMRRAARRPNLPLKVKSALPLRPVVAPLVPVPPAHPASTSEPIILED